Proteins from a single region of Patulibacter sp. SYSU D01012:
- a CDS encoding DUF4247 domain-containing protein: MTPRQKSTATFGGAALVAVIALVVLVGGLASCGGSVRGYVKDHYTKVSSRNGTDTYRSRDGVAKVTKDITSKWKPADRLTDPGGVFLRYRDDLVAVRPRTGGGSDITVDDAERGYAHWYPYVGGWFGTYSGRGEGFRGGGPGSGK; encoded by the coding sequence GTGACGCCCCGCCAGAAGTCGACCGCCACGTTCGGCGGGGCCGCGCTCGTCGCGGTCATCGCGCTCGTCGTCCTCGTCGGCGGCCTCGCCTCCTGCGGCGGCTCCGTCCGCGGCTACGTGAAGGACCACTACACGAAGGTCTCCTCGCGCAACGGGACGGACACGTACCGCTCGCGGGACGGCGTCGCGAAGGTGACGAAGGACATCACGAGCAAGTGGAAGCCCGCCGACCGCCTGACCGACCCGGGCGGCGTCTTCCTGCGCTACCGCGACGACCTGGTCGCGGTCCGGCCGCGCACCGGCGGCGGCAGCGACATCACGGTCGACGACGCCGAACGCGGCTATGCGCACTGGTACCCGTACGTCGGCGGCTGGTTCGGCACGTACTCCGGCCGCGGCGAGGGCTTCCGCGGCGGCGGACCGGGGAGCGGCAAGTGA